A single genomic interval of Dysidea avara chromosome 8, odDysAvar1.4, whole genome shotgun sequence harbors:
- the LOC136263153 gene encoding neurotrypsin-like, which yields MLSANNPPPLHLTNGRNQYEGRVEVFHNGKWGTVCDDDWDVVDASVVCRQLGFGDALNAYTDNYFRNGSFLVPIWLDEVQCTNRDRYLSECSHDGWGNNNCGHHEDAGVACTGTVEICTEGDICLVDSSNNYEGRVEVCHNNVWGTVCAYPGVEMME from the exons ATGCTCTCAGCCAATAATCCTCCTCCACTTCATCTAACAAATGGTCGTAATCAATATGAAGGTCGTGTTGAGGTGTTCCATAATGGAAAATGGGGAACAGTTTGTGATGATGACTGGGATGTAGTGGATGCCAG TGTTGTATGCCGTCAACTTGGATTTGGTGATGCTCTCAATGCTTACACAGATAACTACTTTAGAAATGGAAGTTTTCTGGTTCCCATTTGGTTGGATGAAGTACAATGTACTAATAGAGACCGTTATTTGTCTGAGTGTAGTCATGATGGCTGGGGAAACAACAACTGTGGACATCATGAAGATGCTGGTGTTGCCTGCACTGGAACAG TTGAAATTTGCACTGAAGGTGACATTTGTCTTGTTGATAGTTCTAACAATTATGAAGGTCGTGTGGAAGTGTGTCATAATAATGTATGGGGAACTGTCTGTGCTTATCCTGGAGTAGAAATGATGGAATAG
- the LOC136263152 gene encoding uncharacterized protein isoform X1, with protein sequence MARKAGLFRCILILVASSIGSIGMCVVYSLTDTPVDTVRHKMANIADGLPLVIKSSHHSQVEISHHQTEASTTVEMSHVESEASTTDALQTTQPKSLPINISSVMVNQSADWLTLFPSHTLPVTANCSWVQDLRQATQLAGPQITLLICNKQYLNVLANWLAHAVSQASLPVRDILTLSLDITTHQTLTNKGFQSLFIPQQSIMQPGFIAKEFSNVWITRMTVIRLLNSWKYSVLVVDSDALVLKDIQPLLEYFNNSDIIGSSGTYPKQLQKKWKTTLCMGVALFRATPATEHFWHMMKIKNVKTDDQVAVNYVFYHMRIKWKLLKAEIYQYYQGITSNPVSLQVTLLPNNVICRHCTNNLKEICYIWHPYVAENTGSDKQSQMTKDNTWILQDNWNETLQDSATANEWLLSITK encoded by the exons ATGGCAAGAAAGGCTGGACTCTTCCGTTGCATCCTAATACTAGTAGCGAGTTCTATTGGTTCAATAGGTATGTGCGTCGTTTATAGCCTCACGGATACACCAGTAGACACAGTGCGG CATAAAATGGCAAATATAGCTGATGGTTTGCCACTGGTCATTAAATCGTCACATCATTCACAAGTGGAGATAAGCCATCATCAAACTGAAGCCTCAACAACAGTAGAAATGAGCCATGTTGAAAGTGAAGCTTCAACAACAGATGCTTTACAAACGACTCAACCTAAAAGTTTACCTATTAACATTTCATCAGTGATGGTTAATCAAAGTGCTGATTGGTTAACTTTGTTTCCTTCACATACTCTGCCTGTGACAGCTAACTGTAGTTGGGTGCAAGATCTTCGACAAGCAACTCAGCTGGCAGGACCACAAATTACACTTCTAATATGTAATAAACAGTACCTGAATGTGCTAGCCAATTGGCTTGCTCATGCTGTTTCACAAGCATCCCTACCAGTGAGGGACATCTTGACCTTGTCACTTGATATTACCACCCATCAAACATTAACTAATAAAGGTTTTCAGTCACTTTTCATCCCACAGCAATCCATTATGCAACCTGGCTTTATAGCTAAAGAGTTTTCTAATGTTTGGATAACAAGGATGACAGTGATCAGATTACTAAACAGCTGGAAATATAGCGTGCTAGTAGTTGACAGTGATGCTCTGGTTTTAAAGGATATACAACCATTACTAGAATACTTTAACAATAGTGATATCATAGGATCATCTGGTACATATCCAAAGCAATTGCAAAAGAAATGGAAAACAACATTGTGTATGGGTGTAGCTTTATTCAGAGCCACTCCTGCCACAG AGCATTTTTGGCATATGATGAAGATAAAAAATGTAAAAACTGATGATCAGGTGGCTGTGAATTATGTATTCTATCACATGAGGATAAAGTGGAAGTTATTAAAGGCTGAGATATATCAATATTATCAAGGAATCACTAGTAACCCTGTGTCACTACAAGTTACACTGCTGCCAAATAATGTGATTTGTCGTCACTGCACTAATAATTTAAAAGAAATCTGCTACATATGGCACCCCTATGTTGCTGAAAATACTGGGAGTGATAAACAGTCCCAAATGACTAAAGACAATACCTGGATACTACAAGATAACTGGAACGAAACTTTACAGGACAGTGCGACTGCTAATGAATGGCTTCTGTCAATCACTAAATAG
- the LOC136263152 gene encoding uncharacterized protein isoform X2, translated as MPRELDVPMHKLQFKHKMANIADGLPLVIKSSHHSQVEISHHQTEASTTVEMSHVESEASTTDALQTTQPKSLPINISSVMVNQSADWLTLFPSHTLPVTANCSWVQDLRQATQLAGPQITLLICNKQYLNVLANWLAHAVSQASLPVRDILTLSLDITTHQTLTNKGFQSLFIPQQSIMQPGFIAKEFSNVWITRMTVIRLLNSWKYSVLVVDSDALVLKDIQPLLEYFNNSDIIGSSGTYPKQLQKKWKTTLCMGVALFRATPATEHFWHMMKIKNVKTDDQVAVNYVFYHMRIKWKLLKAEIYQYYQGITSNPVSLQVTLLPNNVICRHCTNNLKEICYIWHPYVAENTGSDKQSQMTKDNTWILQDNWNETLQDSATANEWLLSITK; from the exons ATGCCCAGGGAGCTAGATGTGCCCATGCATAAATTACAATTTAAA CATAAAATGGCAAATATAGCTGATGGTTTGCCACTGGTCATTAAATCGTCACATCATTCACAAGTGGAGATAAGCCATCATCAAACTGAAGCCTCAACAACAGTAGAAATGAGCCATGTTGAAAGTGAAGCTTCAACAACAGATGCTTTACAAACGACTCAACCTAAAAGTTTACCTATTAACATTTCATCAGTGATGGTTAATCAAAGTGCTGATTGGTTAACTTTGTTTCCTTCACATACTCTGCCTGTGACAGCTAACTGTAGTTGGGTGCAAGATCTTCGACAAGCAACTCAGCTGGCAGGACCACAAATTACACTTCTAATATGTAATAAACAGTACCTGAATGTGCTAGCCAATTGGCTTGCTCATGCTGTTTCACAAGCATCCCTACCAGTGAGGGACATCTTGACCTTGTCACTTGATATTACCACCCATCAAACATTAACTAATAAAGGTTTTCAGTCACTTTTCATCCCACAGCAATCCATTATGCAACCTGGCTTTATAGCTAAAGAGTTTTCTAATGTTTGGATAACAAGGATGACAGTGATCAGATTACTAAACAGCTGGAAATATAGCGTGCTAGTAGTTGACAGTGATGCTCTGGTTTTAAAGGATATACAACCATTACTAGAATACTTTAACAATAGTGATATCATAGGATCATCTGGTACATATCCAAAGCAATTGCAAAAGAAATGGAAAACAACATTGTGTATGGGTGTAGCTTTATTCAGAGCCACTCCTGCCACAG AGCATTTTTGGCATATGATGAAGATAAAAAATGTAAAAACTGATGATCAGGTGGCTGTGAATTATGTATTCTATCACATGAGGATAAAGTGGAAGTTATTAAAGGCTGAGATATATCAATATTATCAAGGAATCACTAGTAACCCTGTGTCACTACAAGTTACACTGCTGCCAAATAATGTGATTTGTCGTCACTGCACTAATAATTTAAAAGAAATCTGCTACATATGGCACCCCTATGTTGCTGAAAATACTGGGAGTGATAAACAGTCCCAAATGACTAAAGACAATACCTGGATACTACAAGATAACTGGAACGAAACTTTACAGGACAGTGCGACTGCTAATGAATGGCTTCTGTCAATCACTAAATAG